The Synechocystis sp. PCC 6714 genome includes the window GGTTTTGGGATTCTTCCACTAGATAAATTGATTCCACCTGCTGATTTGCCTGGGGATTGGCGACAAAACGTCCTTCATCCACCAGATAGGTCATGGTTTCCGCCCGCATACTGTTGCCGTCCTGGAGCACATAGACGTTGCCACTGAGCACCAAACGCCTCTCTTGGGAAAAATACTGGGCTTGGGCCGCCGTTGCCTGCAAATTCCGGGCAGGATAGTAAACTTGAACGTTGCCCCTAGCGGTGACCACCCCGGTTTGGGAATTGGCCTCTTGGATGTCGGAACGCACAGTCATGGGGCTAGAAGGAGCGGTTTGGGCTACTACAGAGGATCCGTTGCTGAGGGGTAATGAAGACAAACCCACCAATGAGGCAATGGCGATCGCCAACCAGCGGCCAGAACGGGCGACCAAACTGGAGGTGGAAAAACGTTGAGGGAATACCATGGGCAAACGAACCATAATCGCTAACGGGCAAGCTAGGGAAAGAAGCAGGGGAAGATTGTCAACCCGGTAAAGCCTAGTGTAGCGAATTCAGGCAATTTCTTTGCTCTGCCAAGGCCACAAATCCATCCTCCACCCCTGGGCTAGGGACGTTTAGCCTCGGTTTAGGTTTCCCCTTAGCTATGGGTTTGCAAACTGCTTAACAAGCCTGGTACCATTTCCGCCGGCCAACCGCCCTCTACTTTGCGCCCCTGTTGCAGAATAAATCTCAACCCATAGGCGTGGGCATAGCCCTCAATTTCTAGCCAAATTAGCTCACTGCTCAATTCACAGCAAATTTTTTCCTCCTCCATCAACTCCCCGGCGATCGCCGTTACAGTCTGGGCCAACTCCCTGCTCAAGCGATGGAAATCGGCAAACTCGGCCCCAGTCAACTCCACCGCCCAATCTTCGGAACCAATTAAAAAGGGAAAATCGGAAGCATTGGGATCAAAGCCCCAGCGCCAACCCTCACCTTCCTGAATTGTTCTAATTTTCACCTAAACTTTCACTCTGTCCTGGTTGAACAAACAATCGATAAAGTTTCTGGATTTGCTCGGGAAAATCCTTCCAAGGAAAAAGAGAGTTAGTCGTAAGCCGGGTTCTGTTCCAGGATGCGAGGCACCCTTGGGGAGTTATCTATCTGGGAAATTTGTTACCAAATTCCTCAAGCGGTTCCACCAATAATGGGACAGGGAAAAGACCAACCTTTGCCCCTCCGACCTTGCTTCCAACCGGGGTTTACCGAGCCAGTACCTCTCGATACTGCTGGTGCGCTCTTACCGCACCTTTGCACCCTTACCTTTTTCAGTGATCAGACATCAGATTCCAGGTACTAGTCGGTATTTCAGACTGTTCCCGGTCACTGTTTTGCGAAAAAGGCGGTATTTTTCTGTGGCACTATCCTCACGCTCACGCGCACTGGGCGTTACCCAGCAAGTTTGGCCTTTAGGAAGCCCGGACTTTCCTCAGATTCCCTATGACAGGAATCCGCAACTCCCGCCCTAACTCTCCTTTTCTAGTGTGCCATTGATTAGAACTCTGCGCCGGTATGATTTCCGGCAAAAATTGGTTGAAACTTCATTGCCCCCTCCGTAGTCTTGGGAAATTGGTGCTAGGAGTTGTTCCAATGAAAAAATTTGCCTGTTTAGCTTTGTCCATATTACTCAGTGGAGCTGTGGGTTTGCCCAGTTGGGCTGGGGAGGTATTGGACCGCATTCAACAAACGGGGGTCATCAATGCCGGCACTAGGAAAGATGCGGTGCCCTTTGCCTATGTCGATGAAAAGGGGCAATGGGTGGGGTTTTCCCTCGATATTTTGGAGTTAATTCGCCAGGAAACGGAAGCTCGACTGGGTAAACCGATCAAGTTAAATGTGGTGCAAGCCACCGCCGATGACCGCTTTGATCTGATCACCAATCAAACCATTGACTTGGAATGTGCCTCTTCCACCTTCACCTGGAATAGAACGGAAACGGTGGATTTTTCAGTGAGTTACTTTGCTGATGGGACTAAAATTATCACCGCAGCAGATAGTGATTTAGAATCCGCAGATTCTTTGGCCGGTCGGGCGATCGGCGTTATTCCCGACACCACTAACGAAAAGGCTATTCGCAATTTTCAACCCGGGGCTAGTCTGGTATTTGTCAAAGACCAAGCCGATGGTATGGCCAAGCTTGAAACCGGAGAAATCGAAGCCTTTGCCGGGGATGGTATTGTACTAGCCGGATTACGAAAAACTTCTAGCAACCCCCAACAGTGGAAAGTGGCACCCAGTTTTCCTTACCAATACGAAGCCTATGCTTGCCTATTGCCCAAAGATGATTCTGACTGGCGCAATTTGGTCAACTACAGTCTGATCAAATATATGGAAGGGGTAATCAGCGATCAGACCACGGCGGTGGAAATTTACGAACGCTGGTTTGATGAGGAAACCGGTGTGGCGCCCTATCCTCGGGAAACTATTAACGATTATTACCAAGGTATTGTGGACAGTTTTGAGTGGATTCCTATCATTAGTTATTAGCCATATTAATTGAGCAAAATTCGTAGAAAACGACCCTGCCTGATTGGATGGTAGACAAAATGCGTTTGGTCAGAAGAATTAGTTTTAAAACTAAGCTAAACTAATTAATGATTGCAGTCAGAACTTGTTCGGCAAATCAATTAATTTTAATTAATAAGGTAAAGAAAAATTGTTGACTGTTATAGTCAGCAAAAGATGGGATGTAAACTACCCGTAAATTGACTGGGCTATCAAAGTCAGTTTGTATAAAAGGCAACATAAACGGGAGCACTGGACTGCCCGATAACTCCTGGAGTTGTGTTGTGTAAAGCAATCCCATCCCGGAACCAATTTGAATTGGGCTAGCAAAAATATTTTTTCTTAAACTAAGACCAGCGTACGCTGAAGGGTAGCCAAAGTCTGAATCTCTAAAAATATTAAACTCTAAACTAACCACTGAATCTTCAATCAAGCTATTTAAAAAACCATAATTAGGATTAATAATCTCAAAATCGTAGGCGGCTCCAACACCAAAGGGAAAATTATTGACATCGGGTTCTGTATAATCTATATGCCAGGAAATGGGAGAAATAGTTAGATATTTATCGGTTAAAGACCACAAATTTGTAGATGGTTTAATGTTGGCAGTGGGATTATTACAATTATCATTATCTTTTGGAGATTTCACTTGTTCATCAACCAGGAGTAGCTGGTCTAATTCCGCAATTAAACTAGAATCAGCACCATAATCTTCTAAGTTTTTCTGCTTATTTTTATTAATTAAAATAGCTTGAGTCACCGACTCTAATCCTGAATTTTCTGAATTAGTTGACTCGAATTTACTGTGAAGCCTGATCAAATTTTGTTGGTATTGCCAATTATCTAGGTTACTGAAAAATTTTTCTTCCATCGGTGAATAATCTGAAAATCGACCAATGGATCCATTGTCAATAGTTTTTATGCGCCAATTCGAATCAATCTCAATTTCATTTTGCAAACTTTTTTCCCAAGCGTAAACGGAGTCAGCTTGAAACAGGATAAAAATCAAATTGTAAAAGATAAATTTTATTCTCATTCTTTGGCGGCTAAACAATAATGTTATAGTTGATTTAATTGAAAGTAAGACACTGACCGGAGCTAAAAGCCTCTTTGGTAAAGGACTTGGTAGTCTCAATCTTAATTTGATTGACTATATCTCTCGGTTGATTTGAGTGTAGGGTAAACAGCTAAAAATAAGGAAGCCAAAATCAACAAATATATTTGGCAGGACTAATCAGCTCATGTAAATTTGAAATTTAAGCTAGGAATAAAACCCCGAAAGACCCATAGGTTGTATTTTCACTATGACTAGATTGGCATTTGTTGCTAGTTATAAGGCTGATTAATGTGCTCTAGTTTATTGCGCCCAAAACAAAATATTAGACTAGACGACTGATATCTTCGTTGGAACCTAAGAGGACCAGAATCATGCCCCGTTCTAATCGCTCCTGGGGAGGGGGATTGATTTTAAATTTTTCTTCGTAACCCACTGCTAAAACACTAACCCCATGGTTTTTCCGCAATTGTAATTCCGCTAGGGTCTTATCGCAAAACTCTTCCGGGACGAGAATTTCCACAATGCTGTTGTTGGGGTCTAGTTTGAAGCGGTCAACGATCGCCGGGGTGGTGAGGGTATAGGCCAAATCCTGGCCGGCTTTATGCTCGGGAAAGATAATTAGATCAACCCCAAGGCGCTTAAGAATTTTTTCGTGGGTGTCGGAGGAAACTTTGGCAACAACGGACTTTACTCCCCCTTCCTTGAGATTGAGACAGGTAATGATGCTTTCTTTGAGGTAATTACCGATCGCCACAATTACCGTTTCAATTTCAAAAATGCCAGCTTCCCGCAGGGCCGTGTCATCGGTGGAATCGAGACTGATGGCGTTACCCACCACCCGATCGGCCAATACTTCCGCCACCAGTTTGGGATCCTGGTCAATGCCCAACACCTCATAGCCATTGACGTGGAGAGTCTCGCACACTGCCCGACCAAATCGACCCAGGCCAATCACCGCAAATTGTCGTTTTTCCTGGCGAATTAAACTGAGAAAATGACTAGTTTTCATTAATTTCGTTCTAAATTGAGCTGTGTTATACCAAGCCCAGCAGGGCTACCATCAAAGCCTTTTGGGCGTGCATGCGATTTTCTGCTTGGTCCCAGAGTCGAGATTGGGGCCCTTCCATCACAGCATCAGTGATTTCTTCCCCTCGGTGGGCCGGCAAACAGTGGAGGACAATGGCCTCAGGATCCGCCAGGGCTAAGAGTTCTTGGTTAATCTGATAGGGCTGAAAAATAGGGATACGGCTGTTGGCCAAATCTTCTTGCCCCATGCTAGCCCAGACATCGGTGTAAAGAATATGACTCCCCTGGGCGGCGGCTTTAGGGTCATCGGTCAGTTCCACTTTCCCCCTTGGGGCGGCAATTTGTTGGGCCTGTTCAATAATTTCTGCCAAGGGTTCATAGTTCTTGGGGGTAGCCACCCGCACTGTCATCCCCATCATCACTCCCCCTAGGATTAGGGAATGGGCCACATTGTTACCGTCTCCCAGGTAGGTAACTGTTAACCCTTCCAACTTACCAAAGCACTCTTTGATGGTTTGTAAATCTGCCAAAATTTGACAGGGGTGCTCCAGGTCGCTCAGAGCATTAATGATGGGCATTTTGGCATGGTCGGCAAAGGTTTGCAGATCCGCCTGTTTGAAAGTCCGCACCGCCAAGATGTCAATGTAGCGGTCTAGTACCCTAGCGGTGTCCTGAATGGGTTCCCCCCGACCCACCTGGGTAACGCTGGGATTTAAATCCAACACTTGCCCTCCCAGTTGGTACATGGCAGCGGTGAAAGAAACCCTGGTGCGGGTGGAGGCTTTATAAAACAATAAACCGAGGATTTTTTGACAACGGGGCTTGAGCACACCGGACTTGAGATCCGCCGCCAATTGCAAGAGTGATTTCATTTCCTCGATGGTCAAATCGGCGATCGCCAATAGATCCCTGCCCGCCAACGCCTTAATGCCCATAGCCCTTATCCCCCGTTGTCCAATGTGGTGGTCGAATTAACATCTAAATTAAGCCTCATTTTGCCATACTCGGTTGATGGTCTTTGGGCTGTGGCAAAGATACTAAAAGTCACTGATTTTGCTGATCCAGATAAGCCCTGTAACCCAGGCTCTCCAACTGCTTTTGTTTATCCAAAACCATGGTTTCTAAACTTTGGCGATATTGCTGTACTTTTTCTAGCAAAGCTGGATCATGGCTGGCTAGCATCTGCACCGCCAGGAGCCCCGCATTTTTAGCATTGCCGATCGCCACCGTGGCCACCGGAATGCCCCCCGGCATTTGCACAATGGAATAGAGGGAATCTACCCCCTGTAGGGTTTTAGTCTGCACTGGCACACCGATCACCGGCAGAGGGGTCAGGGCCGCCACCATCCCCGGCAGATGGGCCGCTCCCCCCGCCCCGGCAATGATTACCTTTAAGCCCCGCTGGTGGGCCGTTTGGGCGTATTCCACCATTTTTCCCGGGGTACGATGGGCAGAAATAATGGCCACTTCCGTTGCCACGGCAAATTCTTCACAAATGGCGATCGCCGCTGCCATGGTGGGGAGATCGGAATCGCTTCCCATGATGATACCGACCAGGGGAGAGGGGGAAGTCATAGATTAAATAGATTGGATCGAGATGACGAAGATGGAGGTTTGACTTTAAACTGAGGCTAACCGCTAATAGCGTATCGGAAAATCTTCGAGATCCCAAGGAAAGACTTTTATGTCAATCAACAGTATCCATCTAGTGGGGCGGGCCGGCCGCGACCCGGAAGTGAAATATTTTGAGTCTGGTAATGTGGTGTGCAATTTCACCCTAGCGGTGAACCGACGTACAAGCAAGAAGGATGAACCCCCCGATTGGTTTGACTTGGAAATTTGGGGTAAAACCGCTGAAATAGCCGGTAACTACGTCAAAAAAGGTAGTTTGATTGGTATCCAAGGATCGTTAAAATTTGACCATTGGGAAGACCGTAACTCCGGTACCCCCCGTTCTAAACCAGTGATTCGGGTCAATAATTTGGATTTACTCGGCTCGAAGCGGGATAACGTCGAAGGCACCATGAACAATTACCCCGACGAATTCTAGCTATCCGATCAGTTGCTCCCTGCCTACGTCGGTAAATTACGGCGATCGCCGCTGTTGGTCTTTTAGCTAAAGATTTTTTCCCATTACCCATGCCAGAAACCCATGGAAGTCTTTGACCCTACTCCTCCCCCTTGGGTTGAGGACACCGTCCATGCCAGGGGTTTTTGCTGTCCCCAATGCCAGGCCGGTCCCCGTCAGGCCCTCCGGGCTTGGATCAACCGGCGATCGCCAGTGCTGGGGGATGACCAACGGCGCAAATGGCAGGAATTTTACCAATGTGAATGTGGCCAAGGTTGGTGGGCCTGGAGCAGTGACCGTCCTCCTTCCCCGGAGTAAAGTAACTTTTGAGCTTTGCCTATGATTGCCCAAACCCCTTCTTCTCAGCCCATTTGGTTGACGATCATTTATTTGTTGCGGTGGCATAAACCTGCTGGCCGATTGATTTTGATGATTCCGGCCCTGTGGGCAGTGTGTTTGGCCGCAGAAGGTTTACCCCCCCTGCCTCTGCTGGGCATCATTGCTTTGGGAACTCTAGCCACCAGTGGTTTGGGCTGTGTGGTCAATGACCTTTGGGACCGGGACATTGACCCCCGAGTGGAGCGCACCAAAGAACGTCCCCTAGCGGCTAGAACCCTTTCCGTACAGGTGGGCATTGGGGTGGCATTAGTGGCCCTACTGTGTGCGGCGGGGCTAGCTTTTTACCTTACTCCCCTTAGTTTTTGGCTCTGTGTGGCGGCAGTGCCGGTTATTCTGGCTTACCCTGGGGCAAAAAGAGTTTTTCCCGTGCCCCAATTGGTCCTTTCCCTGGCGTGGGGCTTTGCGGTGCTAATTAGTTGGAGTGCAGTCACAGGGAATTTAACCAATGCTGCCTGGGTGCTTTGGGGGGCCACCGTGTTTTGGACCCTCGGCTTTGACACTGTCTATGCCATGGCGGATCGGGAGGACGATCGCCGCATTGGGGTTAATTCCAGCGCCCTATTTTTCGGTAAATACGTTGGGGAAGCGGTGGGGATCTTTTTTGCCCTCACCATCGGTTGCTTATTTTACTTAGGTATGATTCTGGGGCTCAATCCCCTCTATTGGCTCAGTTTGGCGATCGCCATCATCGGCTGGGTGATCCAATACATTCAGCTCAGTGTTCCCACACCAGAGCCCAGATTATATGGACAAATTTTCGGGCAAAATGTCGTTATCGGCTTTATTTTGTTAGTCGGGATGTTGTTGGGCTGGCTTTGATGGTCAAAGAAACAAATACGAAAAGGATGAACCCTCCACCATCCTTTTCAATCCCCCATCCATTGATTTCCTTCCCTAGTCTCTCCATAGTTGGGTTGTCAGTGTGCGGGTCAGGAAAGGGATCTGCCGCCACATGTTTTGCTAAGCTGAAAATCCCCTCGCAAAAACCTGGGCTTATTTATGTTTTTCAGTGTTGTCATTCCCACCTATAACCGTTTGCCGATCCTGGAAAAATGTCTGCGGGCCCTGGAAAAACAGGTTTTTAACCAAGATTCAATCGCTGGTTATGAAATAGTGGTGGTGGACGATGGCTCCACCGATGGCACCGTAGCCTGGCTAGAAGCCCATCGAGCAGAATTTCCCCATCTGCGGCAATTAACCCAAGACCACCAAGGCCCCGCCGCCGCCCGGAACCTAGGGGTAACCGAAGCCCAGGGGGACACGATTATTTTCATTGACAGCGACCTAGTGGTGACGGAGGTATTTCTCCAGGCCCATGCCGAAGGTTTGCAACGGGGCAAGGAACAACACAATTCTGACCGGGTTTTTACCTATGGCGCTGTGGTCAACACTTGCAATTTTGAGGCGCCGGAATCGGAACCCTATAAACTGACCGACTATTCCGCCGCTTTCTTTGCCACTGGCAACGTGGCGATCGCCAAGAAATGGTTGTTGGAGGCGGGGCTGTTCGATATGGGTTTTCAACTGTATGGTTGGGAAGACCTGGAATTGGGGGTCCGGCTAAAAAATCTGGGCTTGAAACTGGTTAAATGCCCCCGAGCAGTGGGCTATCACTGGCATCCCCCCTTCAGTCTGCAACAAATCCCCAAATTAATTGACCAGGAAGTGCAAAGGGGAAGGATGGGAGTGTTGTTTTACCAGAAACATCCCACCTGGGAAGTGAGGCTAATGATCCAAATGACCAGACTCCATTGGCTAATGTGGGGCCTACTATCCTTGGGAGGCCGCCTAAACGAAAAAACCATGGCTCCCCTCCTCCAGTGGCTCATTGACCATGGACGCCCCCAACTAGCCCTAGAAATTGCCCGCATTTTCCTCAATTGGTATAACGTCCAGGGGGTTTATGCCGCCTTTGCGGAAAGCCAAGCTTCCAGCTAAAACTGATTTAAAGCAGGTCAAAGCAGTGCAAAACTGATCTGTTCTGGTACGTTTTCGGGCAGGATAAGACTAATTTTTCCCGAGCCTGCGGGGGTAATTCTTAAGAAATTTTGACTTAAGGGCACCACTTTCCCAAAATTACCTATCATTTAAGCTAATCTTGGTCATTCAATTTATTTACGTACTGTTAGAGTGAATTGAGTTTTCTGGCCCAACCAAGACCACTTTTCCCCGTTGGTCAACCAGACTAACAATCCGTTACTGCAAAGCTCCCCAAAATGGGTCTTTTCTAACTTAGCTGTCACTTTGGAGACATTACATGCAAACTTTATTTTTGGTGTTGGCGGGAATCATCGGTCTAGTCGTTGGTTTTGCCGGTACCTATTTCACCCTAGTTACTAAACTTCAAAAGAGGCTGGAAAGCACTAAAAGTAAACT containing:
- a CDS encoding glycosyltransferase family 2 protein — translated: MFFSVVIPTYNRLPILEKCLRALEKQVFNQDSIAGYEIVVVDDGSTDGTVAWLEAHRAEFPHLRQLTQDHQGPAAARNLGVTEAQGDTIIFIDSDLVVTEVFLQAHAEGLQRGKEQHNSDRVFTYGAVVNTCNFEAPESEPYKLTDYSAAFFATGNVAIAKKWLLEAGLFDMGFQLYGWEDLELGVRLKNLGLKLVKCPRAVGYHWHPPFSLQQIPKLIDQEVQRGRMGVLFYQKHPTWEVRLMIQMTRLHWLMWGLLSLGGRLNEKTMAPLLQWLIDHGRPQLALEIARIFLNWYNVQGVYAAFAESQASS
- the purE gene encoding 5-(carboxyamino)imidazole ribonucleotide mutase codes for the protein MTSPSPLVGIIMGSDSDLPTMAAAIAICEEFAVATEVAIISAHRTPGKMVEYAQTAHQRGLKVIIAGAGGAAHLPGMVAALTPLPVIGVPVQTKTLQGVDSLYSIVQMPGGIPVATVAIGNAKNAGLLAVQMLASHDPALLEKVQQYRQSLETMVLDKQKQLESLGYRAYLDQQNQ
- a CDS encoding single-stranded DNA-binding protein, with protein sequence MSINSIHLVGRAGRDPEVKYFESGNVVCNFTLAVNRRTSKKDEPPDWFDLEIWGKTAEIAGNYVKKGSLIGIQGSLKFDHWEDRNSGTPRSKPVIRVNNLDLLGSKRDNVEGTMNNYPDEF
- the argF gene encoding ornithine carbamoyltransferase, with translation MGIKALAGRDLLAIADLTIEEMKSLLQLAADLKSGVLKPRCQKILGLLFYKASTRTRVSFTAAMYQLGGQVLDLNPSVTQVGRGEPIQDTARVLDRYIDILAVRTFKQADLQTFADHAKMPIINALSDLEHPCQILADLQTIKECFGKLEGLTVTYLGDGNNVAHSLILGGVMMGMTVRVATPKNYEPLAEIIEQAQQIAAPRGKVELTDDPKAAAQGSHILYTDVWASMGQEDLANSRIPIFQPYQINQELLALADPEAIVLHCLPAHRGEEITDAVMEGPQSRLWDQAENRMHAQKALMVALLGLV
- a CDS encoding 4-hydroxybenzoate solanesyltransferase, with amino-acid sequence MIAQTPSSQPIWLTIIYLLRWHKPAGRLILMIPALWAVCLAAEGLPPLPLLGIIALGTLATSGLGCVVNDLWDRDIDPRVERTKERPLAARTLSVQVGIGVALVALLCAAGLAFYLTPLSFWLCVAAVPVILAYPGAKRVFPVPQLVLSLAWGFAVLISWSAVTGNLTNAAWVLWGATVFWTLGFDTVYAMADREDDRRIGVNSSALFFGKYVGEAVGIFFALTIGCLFYLGMILGLNPLYWLSLAIAIIGWVIQYIQLSVPTPEPRLYGQIFGQNVVIGFILLVGMLLGWL
- a CDS encoding TrkA family potassium uptake protein, yielding MKTSHFLSLIRQEKRQFAVIGLGRFGRAVCETLHVNGYEVLGIDQDPKLVAEVLADRVVGNAISLDSTDDTALREAGIFEIETVIVAIGNYLKESIITCLNLKEGGVKSVVAKVSSDTHEKILKRLGVDLIIFPEHKAGQDLAYTLTTPAIVDRFKLDPNNSIVEILVPEEFCDKTLAELQLRKNHGVSVLAVGYEEKFKINPPPQERLERGMILVLLGSNEDISRLV
- a CDS encoding LptA/OstA family protein, with the translated sequence MVRLPMVFPQRFSTSSLVARSGRWLAIAIASLVGLSSLPLSNGSSVVAQTAPSSPMTVRSDIQEANSQTGVVTARGNVQVYYPARNLQATAAQAQYFSQERRLVLSGNVYVLQDGNSMRAETMTYLVDEGRFVANPQANQQVESIYLVEESQNQGGPAPAGPNPLPGDTLPDLPPLGS
- a CDS encoding amino acid ABC transporter substrate-binding protein; amino-acid sequence: MKKFACLALSILLSGAVGLPSWAGEVLDRIQQTGVINAGTRKDAVPFAYVDEKGQWVGFSLDILELIRQETEARLGKPIKLNVVQATADDRFDLITNQTIDLECASSTFTWNRTETVDFSVSYFADGTKIITAADSDLESADSLAGRAIGVIPDTTNEKAIRNFQPGASLVFVKDQADGMAKLETGEIEAFAGDGIVLAGLRKTSSNPQQWKVAPSFPYQYEAYACLLPKDDSDWRNLVNYSLIKYMEGVISDQTTAVEIYERWFDEETGVAPYPRETINDYYQGIVDSFEWIPIISY
- a CDS encoding DUF1818 family protein, which translates into the protein MKIRTIQEGEGWRWGFDPNASDFPFLIGSEDWAVELTGAEFADFHRLSRELAQTVTAIAGELMEEEKICCELSSELIWLEIEGYAHAYGLRFILQQGRKVEGGWPAEMVPGLLSSLQTHS